One Engystomops pustulosus chromosome 11, aEngPut4.maternal, whole genome shotgun sequence DNA window includes the following coding sequences:
- the RPP30 gene encoding ribonuclease P protein subunit p30 isoform X2, with product MAVFVDLNIAYCKDHKRLKNVIEMAAHLGYSVVAINHTVECEKKKVEIRKPISITDLFPSPPTVQGKSTPIKILTRLTLVVSDPCHYNALRSPFIVNGQYNIVAVYPRTEKLFQAACTNIDADLICINVTEKYPFFFRRPPINAAIERGIFFELIYTPAIRDSTMRRYTISNSIALMEVCKGKNIIVSSGAEAPLDLRGPYDVATLGLLFGLSETSAKDAVSTRSRAVILHGEARKTAFGITYTERNPSAKDDEEEAAEPAFKKAKRK from the exons TTGGATATTCAGTTGTTGCTATCAACCATACCGTGGAGTGTGAGAAAAAGAAAGTG GAAATTCGGAAGCCTATATCTATCACCGATCTATTTCCGTCGCCGCCTACTGTACAG GGTAAATCAACCCCGATAAAAATTCTTACAAGGTTAACACTCGTCGTATCGGATCCATGTCATTATAATGCACTG AGATCTCCCTTTATTGTAAACGGACAGTATAATATTGTGGCAGTCTACCCCAGAACGGAAAAGTTGTTCCAG GCTGCATGCACCAACATCGATGCGGATCTGATCTGCATCAACGTAACAGAAAAATATCCATTCTTCTTCCGGAGGCCACCTATAAATGCT GCAATCGAACGAGGTATCTTTTTTGAGCTGATCTATACGCCGGCGATCAGAGATTCCACTATGAGACGATATACCATTAGTAATTCAATCGCTTTAATGGAAGTATGTAAAGGGAAG AATATTATTGTATCTAGTGGTGCAGAAGCG ccaCTTGATCTGCGGGGTCCATATGATGTCGCCACCTT AGGCTTGCTGTTTGGATTGTCTGAAACCTCTGCAAAGGATGCCGTGTCCACCAGGTCACGAGCTGTCATTCTCCATGGCG AAGCAAGAAAGACTGCCTTTGGCATCACTTACACTGAGAGGAATCCATCTGCAAAGGACGATGAAGAGGAGGCAGCAGAACCAGCGTTCAAGAAAGCAAAGAGGAAGTGA
- the ANKRD1 gene encoding ankyrin repeat domain-containing protein 1, whose product MLLKVEELVTGKKSENKDTGDFVSGEHGEYETAVTLEKQDDLRATSKSLINDEEEKQARQKQIKAELLKKKLDDRPKLDNLEDLQAIIKLKKRKRCKKVKVPVVKEPEPEPEIEHVDEETFLKAALENKLPIIEKYLSDGGDPNACDEYRRTALHRACSEGHLAIVEKLIDAGADLEFRDMLESSAIHWTCRGGSVEVLKLLLNKGAKINAKDKLLSTPLHVAVRTGQYDCAEHLIACEADLNAKDLEGDTPMHDGVRLNRYKMMRLLILYGANLTIKNCAGKTPMELVLQWQNGVKEIFSGLQEKSYKASDIQKF is encoded by the exons ATGTTGCTAAAAGTAGAAGAATTG GTGACTGGAAAGAAAAGTGAAAACAAAGACACTGGAGACTTTGTGTCAGGAGAACATGGAGAATATGAGACTGCTGTAACCCTAGAAAAGCAAGATGACTTGAGGGCAACCTCAAAATCATTGATAAATGATGAAGAAGAGAAACAAGCAAGACAGAAACAGATAAAAGCAGAG CTCCTTAAGAAGAAACTAGATGACCGCCCAAAGCTTGACAACTTGGAAGATCTCCAAGCTATAATTAAGCTGAAAAAACGAAAaagatgtaaaaaagtaaaagtacCGGTGGTGAAAGAACCGGAGCCAGAACCGGAG ATTGAACATGTGGATGAAGAGACATTCTTGAAAGCTGCCCTGGAGAACAAGCTGCCCATAATCGAGAAATACTTGTCTGATGGTGGCGATCCAAATGCCTGCGATGAG TACAGACGCACAGCTCTGCACCGAGCATGCTCAGAAGGACACCTTGCCATTGTGGAGAAGTTAATTGATGCTGGAGCAGATCTTGAATTCCGCGACATG CTGGAATCCTCAGCAATTCACTGGACCTGCCGTGGTGGAAGTGTTGAAGTTTTAAAACTACTGCTTAACAAAGGAGCAAAAATCAATGCAAAGGACaag TTATTGAGTACTCCCCTACATGTTGCAGTAAGAACAGGACAGTATGACTGCGCAGAACATCTCATTGCCTGTGAAGCAGACCTAAATGCCAAGGATCTG GAAGGAGACACACCGATGCATGACGGAGTGAGGCTAAATCGTTACAAAATGATGAGACTACTGATCTTGTACGGAGCCAATTTGACTATCAAAAATTGT GCTGGGAAAACACCTATGGAGCTCGTCCTCCAGTGGCAGAACGGAGTTAAAGAGATATTCAGCGGCCTTCAGGAGAAGTCGTACAAGGCCTCCGACATCCAGAAGTTCTGA